CTAtcctttggtgccatatgaccactggactggacacatatgaggtcgcattggttacggggtggagagcaccagtggcaatgtatgtggtatagGTTAATTTACTAAAAATGTTAACCATATAATAACGTAAATATTATCTGCTTTTATATATCTCTTTAAAAAAAAAAATTAAGACTTGTATGTAATAGATGAGACCTTATTTGTAACGAATAAGAACAATAAAATAACAGTTTAGTAGAACaatgttgttttataaaATTCAGAGTAAACAGACATGCAGAATGTAAGCATTAAAAACTACATTATCATTAACATAAAAGCATGAAAATATTTTAGAAAAGAATAAACATCAAAATAATAACATGCAGCATTGGGAATTATATAGTACAATGATACTTATCAACAAATAGTGTCGTTAACAATCGACATAAAGTATAATAACAATTATGAAGTTGTAAATAATAATTAAAAGTATTGTGGACATTAATATAAATGatgtttaaaataaaaatgCGGTACAATTTATAACAAAATTTTAGCTGAAAATTTCTTAGGATATAAACGGTTATGTAAACATAATTAAATACTGCCCATCtacaatattaaaatataccTTGACATTAGTTAAATCATAACTTACAATATCAAGATAATACAAAATCATGTAAACAGTAACCCATATGATGATATGTATAAATTATTTAATTTGTATAATCGACGAAtaatatttattatattttaatgttatttattatttataGAAACCCTATAGGGATaataattataaataattCACATAGTACTAATCTGTTATGTACTTAGAACCATGTAGATTCAATGTgctattgatatatatactaacGAGAAATAAATTTGATCAATATATTATGTACACATAAATACGCATTAGTAAATCATGTCCAAACacacattttaaaaacTGTTGTTATTTTTCACGCCTCATACTTATAATATTAATGTCAATAACTGCAAATAATTAGACATCTTGGAGTAGAATCATAAATATCTAATAATAACTATTACGATTCAAGCGTTCATTCTAAAATTTTATGTATTTTGTCACACTtatattcaaatatatgttaataaTTTTATCTTATAACAACTctttatgtataatacaaGTATTGCAACGCTTAAGTTTAAATGTTACAAATTTTCataatagaatatatatatttaattttatttttacttttattttaatttttattttaatttttatatttatatttacattcACAATATATTCAGGTTATTACATCTTACAGGTATGTTTGACGTATTTGttttatgttttattttctgTAAATGCATTATGttaaatgttatatttattaCAATACGTTGTATGTTGACAAAATAAACGTGTTTAAACAAAAAATCGTACAAAAGTAATGACTTGTTATACttatgtattatattcttATATATTAGCTGTTTTTATTAACTATATATTGATAAACAATTTTTCGTGCTTGTATTCGTTCATTTAGGTTATTTACAAACATTACTACATGCTAATGAAAAACTATTAATTGCATAAAACATTAAACGAGTAACAATACTCATTGTGTCATTATTGATGTTTGTGTTGTGTAAACTGAAAAATGCTATTTCAATAATGTGTAAGCAACGACATTATAAAATTGATAATACGATTTTTTTATGTTGGTGAACTGTTCAATGTATTATTTCGTATAACAGTTTTACGccataaaaatataattattTAAAAGTGAGTCATCAAATAGATTATACGTCGAATATccaatatacaatataacaTGTTATAATATTCAATTATACCatacattattttatttaattttttTTAGtacatatttatttacATTTAACTTATGAACAAGATTTTTATTTGTGGTAGTTTTCATGATAAAAAAATATTATCTACtatttatgttatattaatCATTTAATACAGCACTTCGTATATGAATTTGACATTTAACCATGCTTCACACGTCTTATTATTTATTAAatctatatatttgttacgCCTTTTTTTCAACttatatgtaaatattgCATTTTTGCTAATGATTAATTTTGCATTTATCAAATTATGATTGTGCAAAATAGAATTAAAATGTTACATTCATTTTGTCATGTATAATTGtcaaatgttatataaatgtcaTAAAAATTTGAGATACTCACTATTAACTAatgttttgttttttttAAATGTGATCTGTTCAATTTAAGACATCTATTtcatttgtttttatttgtgttttataGGATTTGTACATTCacgaatatatatttcattatttaGCTAAAGTATGTTCAACAAAAATTTAAAGGTATTTTTATGTACttatataattaatatCTTAGTTAAATTTCGGGTTTTATACATTACGAACGTTCAAATTGTAATATTCACCGATTTATTATACATGCTACATCGTATCTAATTTATCAAATGAGTTTATGCTTGATATAATAATTGTATAACATCTATCAgctatattttaatgatcAAACTACTATTTTTgtttgtgtttttataaGAATATTAATTAGATTTTTATGTTAATCTATTATATGTACAAATCACTCCATTGTGGTCTTACTGTTTGTAGATTTTTTCCAATTTGTTATGCACATAATACAGTGCTGTTGTTAATTGTATTTGTATCATATGATGGATGCTACTTAATGGTCTCATcatttattttaaataaaacataGCACAGTAGTAGTTAAGATTATGTTATAATTTGCTATTATATTAGGGAGTCATAATATTAAAAAAAAATATAGCGATTTTAAATGACATCTGTAGGGTAAATTGCAATATAGGGCTGTGTTATTAGAAACATATGTACTTTATTTTAGTAGAGGAGGCATCATGTAATTTGGTAGATGTTTTATCACttatcattttgtattgtttgttttttcatAACAAAGGGAAATGTTTCGTTCTCGTTTAACAACTAATTCAAACAGATAAGCTACAGATTATAACAAAGGATTAATTTTATGGCTGTATTGAACATCAATAAGACAACATCAAGCAATGAAAGAACAAAACGTTGTGGATTTCCTAATGGATTGTGTTAAATGAAAATGAACGTAGGAAACTAGTTGAGCAGAACCTTCTTGCGTGTGGTTGCATCTTTCACAAGTAGATAAACTGATCACTCGACTATTTTAGGGATTATCATTTCATGAATAACATACGTATTATGAATGTTATCTACTTTCGTATATTTCAATGTGAATGTTGTGAGCAATTGCAGATCAATATTTCGTTCATTATTCACcaaatattaaaaatacacatttgatATCATAGCGAATATTGTACTAAATAGAGACCATATAACAGTGCCATTAGCTCATTCGTTTACACTGACTACTTAATAAGTTCAGATTTGATCAACAATTCTCAAGCATGCCACTACAAATCTTAAATGAGCAAATAATCATACGATATCATTATTCTTTTGTATAGGATCAACAGATTCAACCATGTTTTGATTATGAAGCAAATGTTGGAAGTCCGCAACATATATGCTAGTGAAAACAGGAAGAGTTATTGACATAGCCACCGACGAGGTAGCAATGAATCGTTCAAGTTTCCCATATAGTATTCTCACATAGGACTGTTTCAATTTACATTCTACTATATGTGTAACGTTGATTAGATGTTCATTCAACGCACGTAATAGCTGTAACAAACCTATAAATTTCCTTAAAACACTCATGttcatgatatataattaatCTTACAATGGTACAATTAAGATCCCAGAAAACATTGATGTATCAAGTAACCTAATCGTGAGAAGTTATAACAAAACAGCAGAAGCTAATTGATTTGATGACATTTGTTATCCTACCACCTAAAAAGTAACGCACAATATAATACGATGAGGTAATGCTCATCTGACCCTCCAAAAATATTATGGAATTTGTAGTTGATTGGTATGCTACCCATGTTAATGCGATTGAGTGGAGGATAACGCTGCCAAGTAGAGACCAACTTCAAGTAACATATGATGCGAAGTTGCTCAAAGTGTCAGGGAAAACAGTAATTATCATCACATGTTCATTTTTAGCcccaatatataatacttCAATATGCTTGACAAATTATCATTGCGGGAAAACCTCATATTCGTTGACATACCTGAGTTTATCATATTCACATTCAGTAATAGCTTAGCATGTGTGAGAACCGAATCAAAATTTGAATGAGATCGAATCACATGACGACTGTTAACGGTGGACTCCATCATTCGTTCATCAATAAAATTTATTAGTTCTGCAACATGTAGCATATTCATGTTACTGATAATAGAAAATAATTCCTCGTTGAACATACGACCATTAGAATCCACCATAATATCATCGGGTCTGAGTCGTTTTTGAGAtgcattttgcagtaaAGTGGATAGGTATTCCGGTGAATTAAAAGAAATGCGATTACCGTCAATAAGTTCGGCCACATTCTGATCAGCATGGGTATTGATGCTGCCATTTCCTTCCGAGGAAAGGACGGAAGGTAGTACACTAGAGACAGTTACAGGTTTTTGGATGTTGGCAGCAGCAGTTACCAATTCGGAGTATCGCTTTCGAAGAACTTCATCACAAAAATCAACTTTAAGTATCCTACCATGAATCTCCTTCCCTAAAAGACGCTTGAAGGCCGCAACTGCCTCCCAGTCATAGCGATATTCCACATGAGCATACCCTTTACTTTTATTCGTTTGCCTGTCCTTTCGTATACTGtgataatataaaaatgcaATAATCAAAACTTACATGGCGAATCTTATGTTACCACAACCTTGAAGTATATTTCGCAATTCGATTTCGGTGATCTCGTATGGCAGATTTCCTACTACAGCAACAGTATATGCACAATTATAGAACCACGTACCAAAcaatttgatattttttGCTTTATCATTCATGGCGTAGAATCAACCATATTTCCTTCTGACTTGACACggatatatattttctataaaatgtgtaaatgaCATCTGTTGGCACCGATACCTTAACACACCATGACAAAAAATATGACTCCCTACATTTTTTGATGAACGAACAATTATTCTCTATAGTATGCATATGGCTACACATATGGTTTGTGTCTCATCGTCACTCGCAATCCTCATAAGCGAGAAGAGTATTACGTTGACAAAATGTGTCTAATAACAGAATCTTGTACACATCTATTGCTATATTACCAAGCGCTATATAATTACTCTTTAAAAAACCACCAATAATTTTTGGACCATCATTTACACCACCCATGTAGAAACACTCTTCATATTATAATGGCTGTGCTAAGAGCCAGGGAAGCAATTATATTAAGATCTATCAGACATGAATCAAGGATCCGTCAAATAGGTAGAAGGATACATAAACGCTTTCGGTCTTGGACCCAGCAAAGGTAAAATCTTTGATTATTACTGATCTTCACTTGCTGACATAGAACAAGAAAATATTGGATGCCACAAAAAGTTTCACTCCATGCACCTGTCGATATTATGGacagctggtctatatcaGCAGTGGTACAAAAAGCGGCAACTGTAAGAAAACACGATTCCCATATGTGGTAATTTTTACAATTGACATAACAAAATGATCAGGTATAATTTCGGTAATAGAGTCATAGAGCTAGCACCAACTTTATGCCCACAACAGATTggctatatatattacgggtctgtttatataataattcTACAATTTCTACAGTTATGGTAAAAGTCGATTCTACAATAAACATTTTTATGAGAAAATTTCGGAATATTCTGCACCACTATTGAGCAACTTTCCTAGCAGTAGCTTGATGTGCGTGGTTTGGTGTTTGAGTAGACTACAGCTTAGGCAAACTGCATTTCTAAATAGAGTGAGTTATACCATCTTCATATGAGAACAATGTAGCTAGCTTCTGTCGTAGCGGATAAATTTGACTCTCTACGTACAACAGATCTAATGAAAATATGTGACGGTTTGGCCAGGTTGGTAGGTTTCACATTTGTTTGCTCGATTCTTTGTTTAGGATATAACCACGCCTTACCTCAAACAACAGATTGCTGACAAAATGATTGGGCGACTAGACAGTTTATATGCACAAGATTTCAGAAATGCCATGAACGACGTTACATTGTTTCACATGTACGATGAAAATACccaaatatacataatggaaCGTTTTCCCAGGTATATTATTCACTTGTAAACCAATTGGATATTACAGAATTTTCATATGTGCTAGAGCTAATACTTTGAGACAGGCACTTTCTTGTGCCCTCGTTGTCCGTGTTATGTTGCAAAATGTATGGTTAAAGTTGAACCAATCTACACGTAACTTCTACACAAGACTCAGGTAAAACGGAAGGATAATTCATAATTGCTAATACAGCACTCGAACAATACAACAATCGGAACGCAGCCCTTCATTATTTCATTGGGATGTGTCCTCCACTTTAGCTGAGCTGGGCATACAACATCGCAATACTTTCTATTGGGGATGCTACTGGATAGATATAGGAGAAGTACGTGATCGTCAAAATTGTTGGTTCGTGGACGGCCCGTGCTGCTTTTATTCTGGTACCACAAAATACACAAACAAGGTGAAACTACAACACAGGTTAGGAAGATGACCATTGGAATCCTCATATGTTTTAGTGTTCTCAAAAAGCTTGGATGGAACATTCGTCGAATACCATGGTTTCAATGGGTTGACGTCATGAGAGACCAACAAGAAAGAAAAGCATTTGTAAAGTGAGTATACTAACGGGCCATTTACTAtttttagatatattaGGGAACGTCAACCACAAAAGGATTTGGTGGATGATGAAGCTTTAAGTTGTGTGGAACTGAATGAAAAATTGAACACAATAAAACAACTTCACACAAAGTCTAAAAGAACCTTAACCCAATTATCCAATTAGTCCATACATAGATAGCGTATATAGTGATGTGCAAACGTTTGCATTATATGTTTGCGTTAGGGAAGTATGCTTTCTTGAGGGTCAATTTTGCCTCTTTGCTAAGGAATGACTTTTCTAATGCCCATGTATTCATCTTAACGAAATCTGCATATCCAAATCCTAAATGGGTGAACAGCAGATCATATTCCTCTGTATATTTGTTACGACATGCTTATGAACTAACCGTGTAGGCTGTTGGTCATCATCATAGGATCATCGGTATTGATACACACCTTAACACCAGCATCATATATCTTCCTAATTGGGTGATCCGACATATTAATTGATGGGTTGGTAATCCAATTCGACTTTGGACAAACCTCTAGTATAACATCCTCATCTATCAACCTCTTCATCATTTCGGGTGATTTGGCACATTCAATACCATGACCTATACGTTTGGCACCAAAGTCAAGAGCCATTGCCAAACGTTCATTACAATCAGGTGGCGTTTCTCCTGCATGAAGAGTGAGATTAACGCCGGCATCTACAAGACGCTTGAATTGATCCGCAAATGGTGCAAAGTCGGCAGGATATCCCGCATTGTCAAAACCAATAAATTTGTCACGATGCTTGAAAAAGTAATCAACTGATTCTGAAAACGGGAACTGATCATGGATACCTATCTcaccaatatatattgctcCAACCTGTAAGCTACATATGGCCACAACAACAAATTACCTCGAATGGTGtctttatttgttttttagCTTGCTCCATACCAGACAGAACATCATTAACCACCTCATCATACGAATAACCACATCCTTCGGCAAGGTAAGCCGGGGAAAACCTGAACTCCAATCCCCTAGACAATATTACAATATGACAGAATACTCACACTACACCTTCCCTGTATTTAGCAAGAATAGCTTCCTTAGATGAGCGTTCGAGGATTTTTGAATTGTTTGCAAAAACCTACTGTTAGTTAGAAGAGATAAAAACACTTACTTTACATATCATACGTGTCTTATCGATGAATTCCACTAAATCCTTAATTTTGTAattacatataatattttgcaAGATATCTTGTTCGGTTAGACGATCATTTTCATCCGCATAATCGTTATATATCTAGAATCATTTTCACGAGGTTAAAGAGAACATACGTCAATTAACTTATTAACAGGGCATGCAATGTCTCCATGCATATGAAGCTCCATCTTTGGCATCTTCTTCCATATAGATTTCCGCTCCCATTCTCCCATCTTCTGGAGTTCGGCGTTAGTGGGATATACATCCATTGTTTTCAACATTGTTGGAATCAAAGTATTCAAATGAATCAAAATGTTAAACGATTTATGTTCGTAAAAATTTGCAACTCTACATCAACTTATTAGAAGTAACACAGGAAT
This is a stretch of genomic DNA from Babesia bovis T2Bo chromosome 1, whole genome shotgun sequence. It encodes these proteins:
- a CDS encoding RNA recognition motif domain containingprotein; translation: MNDKAKNIKLFVGNLPYEITEIELRNILQGCGNIRFAIIRKDRQTNKSKGYAHVEYRYDWEAVAAFKRLLGKEIHGRILKVDFCDEVLRKRYSELVTAAANIQKPVTVSSVLPSVLSSEGNGSINTHADQNVAELIDGNRISFNSPEYLSTLLQNASQKRLRPDDIMVDSNGRMFNEELFSIISNMNMLHVAELINFIDERMMESTVNSRHVIRSHSNFDSVLTHAKLLLNVNMINSGMSTNMRFSRNDNLSSILKYYILGLKMNM
- a CDS encoding Restriction endonuclease-like superfamily protein codes for the protein MAVLRAREAIILRSIRHESRIRQIGRRIHKRFRSWTQQRTRKYWMPQKVSLHAPVDIMDSWSISAVVQKAATVRKHDSHMWYNFGNRVIELAPTLCPQQIGYIYYGYGKSRFYNKHFYEKISEYSAPLLSNFPSSSLMCVVWCLSRLQLRQTAFLNRLASVVADKFDSLRTTDLMKICDGLARLDITTPYLKQQIADKMIGRLDSLYAQDFRNAMNDVTLFHMYDENTQIYIMERFPRIFICARANTLRQALSCALVVRVMLQNVWLKLNQSTRNFYTRLSTRTIQQSERSPSLFHWDVSSTLAELGIQHRNTFYWGCYWIDIGEVRDRQNCWFVDGPCCFYSGTTKYTNKVKLQHSVLKKLGWNIRRIPWFQWVDVMRDQQERKAFVKYIRERQPQKDLVDDEALSCVELNEKLNTIKQLHTKSKRTLTQLSN
- a CDS encoding Adenosine/AMP deaminase family protein; the protein is MLKTMDVYPTNAELQKMGEWERKSIWKKMPKMELHMHGDIACPVNKLIDIYNDYADENDRLTEQDILQNIICNYKIKDLVEFIDKTRMICKVFANNSKILERSSKEAILAKYREGVVGLEFRFSPAYLAEGCGYSYDEVVNDVLSGMEQAKKQIKTPFEVGAIYIGEIGIHDQFPFSESVDYFFKHRDKFIGFDNAGYPADFAPFADQFKRLVDAGVNLTLHAGETPPDCNERLAMALDFGAKRIGHGIECAKSPEMMKRLIDEDVILEVCPKSNWITNPSINMSDHPIRKIYDAGVKVCINTDDPMMMTNSLHEEYDLLFTHLGFGYADFVKMNTWALEKSFLSKEAKLTLKKAYFPNANI